The Streptomyces sp. NBC_00597 DNA segment AGGGCACGGAGATCCGCGGCAGCGGCACCGTCAAGCTGACCCTCGCACTGCTGCTGACCCCGGTGGACGACGGGACCCGGCTGGAGTTCACCGCCGAGGGCGCCGCCGACGGGCGGGCCGCCGGCTTCTCGCCGGAAGCCACCGCGGCCGCCGTCCAGCGGCTCCTGGACCGGGCCGCCGAGCAGCTCGCGGCGCTAGCCGGGGCGGGGGAGCAGGTGACCGACGTGATCGCCGAGGCCGAGGAGGCGGAGGCCGGCGCACAGGACACCGGGGACGGCGAGGACGGCGAGGACGGCGGGACCACGGAGGTCACGGCGTCCGTCTTCGACACCGATGTGCCACCCCCGTCCCTGGAGCCCTTCATGGACGGAGACTTCGAGGGACTCCCCGACTTCGGCCAGATCGGCGACCTAGGGGAGATCGACGAGCTCGGGGCGGCTGCTCAGCCGCCCGCCGAGGCCGCCCATGCCCGCCGCACCATGATCGGTCGCAGCGCCGAGGAAGTGGACCACGCACCCCCGCGCGGCCGCTACGCCCCGGTCCCGGCCCCCGCGAGCGCCGGTGCCGGCGCGAACCTGCGCTGGCTCGCACCGGCCGCCGCCCTGGCCCTGGCCTCGGCGGTCGTCGTCGGCCGAGCGCTGCGCCGTCGCCGTTGACCCCTCGTTAGAGTCGGGCGCATGAGTACGCAACTGAGCGCGGGCGGCGCCGAGGTGACCATCGACCAGGAGGACGGCTGCCGGATCAGCAGTCTGCGCATCGACGGCACGGAGC contains these protein-coding regions:
- a CDS encoding SRPBCC family protein — encoded protein: MEHQVFVPVPADDLRAVLRDPARVARCVPGLQQDADAASGPVSGRLKLRVGGNTITYRGALTVTERDPDRFAVAGEGTEIRGSGTVKLTLALLLTPVDDGTRLEFTAEGAADGRAAGFSPEATAAAVQRLLDRAAEQLAALAGAGEQVTDVIAEAEEAEAGAQDTGDGEDGEDGGTTEVTASVFDTDVPPPSLEPFMDGDFEGLPDFGQIGDLGEIDELGAAAQPPAEAAHARRTMIGRSAEEVDHAPPRGRYAPVPAPASAGAGANLRWLAPAAALALASAVVVGRALRRRR